A genomic window from Salvia splendens isolate huo1 chromosome 11, SspV2, whole genome shotgun sequence includes:
- the LOC121753622 gene encoding uncharacterized protein LOC121753622: MAMGTERSKALHNFTMPCGLRWGNHRILRCMRVNSDAQTSPLRRHAAGSDHHPIQQRRTTRERNQDDFLNESPKTCGRRFSEDADNGIAATREKVMLDLQTAADKMKDAIFKDGLEEGEVSAAASLPQPSPPPPAEAEGSCPWNLRTRRAACRTSGDSAAVGGGKSFRIDLPRPAGSSQIRSGQKSPMRKSEDGGAAAASGKKREREKFSGALSKRDVEEDFYAMVGHRPPRRPKKRPRIVQKQLDTLFPGLWLTEVTTDMYKVIEAAPH, from the exons ATGGCTATGGGGACGGAACGATCCAAGGCGTTGCACAATTTCACGATGCCGTGCGGCCTCCGCTGGGGCAATCACCGGATCCTCCGCTGCATGAGGGTCAACTCCGACGCCCAAACCTCCCCGCTCCGCCGCCACGCCGCCGGCTCCGATCACCACCCAATCCAGCAGCGCCGCACCACCAGGGAGCGGAATCAGGACGACTTTCTGAACGAATCGCCCAAAACGTGCGGCCGCAGATTCTCCGAGGACGCCGACAACGGGATTGCGGCCACCAGGGAGAAAGTGATGCTCGATCTCCAGACTGCGGCGGATAAGATGAAGGATGCGATCTTCAAGGACGGCCTCGAGGAAGGGGAggtctccgccgccgcctccctGCCTCAGCCGTCCCCGCCTCCTCCTGCCGAGGCCGAGGGTTCCTGCCCCTGGAATTTGCGGACGCGCCGAGCTGCGTGCAGAACCAGTGGCGACTCCGCCGCCGTCGGCGGCGGGAAGAGTTTCAGAATCGATTTGCCGCGGCCGGCTGGATCCTCTCAGATTCGGTCAGGGCAGAAATCGCCGATGCGTAAGAGTGAGGACGGTGGTGCGGCGGCTGCGAGCGGGAAGAAGAGAGAGCGGGAGAAGTTCTCAGGGGCGCTATCGAAGCGAGACGTCGAGGAGGATTTCTACGCGATGGTAGGTCACCGGCCGCCCCGCAGACCGAAGAAGAGGCCGAGGATTGTTCAGAAACAATTGGAC ACCTTATTTCCCGGATTGTGGCTGACGGAAGTTACAACAGACATGTACAAGGTTATTGAAGCTGCTCCTCATTAG